The genomic DNA TATTTTCGCTCTTTGCATTATTTTCTTTGTTTGGCTTTTTTTGGATAACAAAAAATGGGGAAGGTTTGAAAGATTTTTTTACGAAAGAAAGAGTTTTAACCAGAAGTATCTTACTAAAAATTATAATTTTTTCACTGTTATTAGCATATATTCTAACTTTAAAGCTGGGAGAGTTACAAGCGTTCGTCACTATATTTTTTAGTATGTTTTTTTCTCTTTTAATTGTTTTAAATTCATATCTGAGCAGAGACTAGTACGGAGTAGTGTCAGTTGATAGGTAAAGGGAATATAAAATCATACATAGATTCAAATTAAAAATACCAAAAAAATATGCAGTAAGCAGAAAAAGGCTCTTCGACAAGTAGTGTTTTTATTTCAACTATTAAGAGGTGGGGAGAAATGAAGGTGGTGACTGAGCCTGTTAGTAGTATTTGCAAGTTTGGTAGTAGAAATAGATTTATTTGCATTCTTTACTGCTCTCTCATTTAGGGAAGTAGTTTCTTTTTGAGGTATTTTAGGATTAACTGCAAAAGGTTTTAGTGCTGAAGATGCTATTGCTAGAGGATTGGACACAAGTGGAAAGGGTTGGATTGGATGATAGGTTGGTGAACTAAGCAATGTTTCACAGACTGTTTATTACGTAAGGTACATAAAATAAAACAATGTAAGTAAGGTGAAATAATGAAAAAACTGGATTCCCGATATATCGTAGGTGTATTTCTCTTATTGTTTGTTTTAAGAGGAATCTTAGAATTTATTTGGAAAGGCAATCATTCATTTACTCTCGATGAAATTTATTTTAGAGTTGCGATTGTTGTTGGTGTTGTGATTGGGTTGATACCAATTAATAAAGGCTGGGGTACGCTTAAATCTCTTTTTACCATTTTTTTGAGTGATTATTTACTGAAAAAGTTGTTTGATTATTTAGGATTAGAAAAAATAACCTTTACACTAATACCTTATCTTATTATTTTAGGAGTCCTTTTAATTATTTTTTTTGCTAGATTGATTATAAAAAACAAAAAAGGGGTCTCCCTACACTAAAAGAAGATTAGATAAAAACACTTCTGTTCCCACCGTTTATTCGGTTTTAGGTGGTGGAAGTGAACTAATGTATCACTCCCTTTTTTGGTGTTTATTTATTAATGAGGAATGGAAGAATATAATAAATAAGAAGAATCGGTAATTTTCCATTATTTTCAGATTCAGACTTCTGTTTGTGGTTGATAGGAGAAATGAAAAGATGGTGGCTAATCTCTTGAAAAAAGGGTGATGCCTATGGTTCATAGCTTTATCCCTAGAAGGGGGTAGGCAAGTGTCAAGTTTTGAAGCAATTCAACTGATGATCGCTTTTGCGACGTTAGTTTTGCTGATTATTAACTATAAGATGTTAATACAATGAAATATAACTTTAAAAATAAGAGTATAAAGCAAACATTTTGGTGTGTCTGCTCTATACTCTTTTGACTTGTTATTTAACTAAGGTCAGCTTTTGGAACACCGTTTATTTGAATTTAAATCAGAAATAAAAATGAATTTGCAAATGAATTTATTTTTTTGCCCCATACGCATAGTTTGTTAGTGAATTATTTACCAAATATGCACGCGTTTTTCAGGTGCTAGATACATCGGATCTTCTTCAGTGATCGCAAATGTTTCATAAAACTCTGCTAAGTTTTGTGGCTGGATATTCGCCCGAAGTTTCGCAGGTGCATGAACATCGATTTGTAAAAGCAATTGTTGGTATTCTTTTTTCGCTTTTGTACGCCAGATTGTCGCCCAATTCATGAAGAAATCGGCTGCTGAATAATCGTCTTCGGTCATTGCAGCTTCTAGTGCGCAACTTAATCCGCCAGCATCTGCAATATTTTCAGAAACGGTTAGTTTTCCATTGACTGTGCCATCAGCAAAAGGTACACCGTCAAACTGTTCGATCATGGCTTGCGCTTTTTCTTGGAAATGAGCGAAGTCGTCTTCTGTCCACCAGTTATTCAAGTTACCGAATTCATCAAATTTCGCACCGTTGTTATCAAACGCATGGGAAATCTCATGGGCAATGACTGCACCGATTCCGCCGAAGTTTGCCGAGCTAGATTGTTCCAAACTATAAAATGGTGCTTGTAAAATCGCAGCTGGGAAAACGATCACGTTTCGGAATGGATGATAGTACGCATTGACTGTATCAGCACTCATTTCCCATTCATCACGGTCGACGGGCTTGTTCCATTTACTGAAACGATCTTTTAGGGTTAGATGACTAAAGTTCAACGCATTTGAAAGCAAGGTACCACCTTCATTTGCGGGAACTGTTTGGAACGCATCGAACAAGGCAGGGATTTTATCAGGGTAACCGACTTGGATGCCTAATTTGTTCAATTTGACGATTGCTTTTTCGCGGGTTGCATCACTTAACCATTCATTCGTTTCGAGTCGTTTTTGGTAAACATTGATCATTTTCTTGACCATTTGTTCGACATCTTTTTTCGCTGCTTCGCCAAAATACTTGTTTCCGTAGTAATCGCCCAACACATGATCAAACTGTCCAGAAGCAAGGTAGTAAGCTGCTTTCTTTTGGGGCATTGCTTCATCGGTTCCTGATAAAGTCCGAGAGAAGATCCCGCTGACTTGACGGAAATCTTCAGATAGATAACTGCTTAATGAACGCACCGTTTTTACGATCATCCAGCTTTTAAGTAGTCGGAAATGTGGTGTCGTCAAAAGTTCAGCTAAATGTTCAAAGTAGACAGGGTCAGTAACGATCACTTGGTCTGGACGTGTGCCGATCAAGCCAGTGGTCAAGGTAGTTAAGTCAAGAGCATCGGTATATGCCGTAAATTCATTAAAGGCACGTGGGTTGTACATTTGGCTATAATCTGCATTTTCTTCCGCGCTTTTAACATGGGGCGCAATCAATTTATCGAATTGGATCGCTTGTTCGACGATTGCTTCTGCCTGACTTCTTTCTCTGCCGGTCATTTCTAAAAGTTGGACCATCATATCAAAAAAGACGGACAATAATTGAGCACCATTTGGATGTTCTGCTTCATAATAAGTTTTATCTGGTAAAAATAAAGAGGGTGGTGAAGCGAAAAAGGCATTGACCTGCGCATTTTTCATATCTGCATCCACATCTAAGACAACAGGCAACGGTAAACTGTCCAATGTCCATTCGGGAAATTGCTGATTTAATTCGTCAAAGGAAGTGAGTTGCTCGATCCTTTCGAGGATTGGTTGTAAAGGTGTCGCACCTAATTGATCTCTATATTCATAATCATTTGCTAGTTGATAATAAGCAAGGAAGTGACGCATTTTATCAGATGTAACTTTTGTTGGATCAGCTAACATCTCATCTGTATCTCGCATCATTAGTTGATCAATGCCATCAACTAAATCCTGAAACCCACCAGTTGCTGGCTTATCGGCAGGAATTGTTGCTGTTTTTAACCATTCTTCATTTACTGCTTCAAAAAAATCTTGTTTCAAACGTTCTTGGTTCATTGAATCATCGCTCCTTTTTAGTTCCGTGTGCCCATTATCTAACAAAAAAGCAGAATAAACAAATGGAATGTAAAATCTATTTCAAAGCGACAAGTTTTGTAATCGGTTTCTTTTGCAAACAAGATCTAAAATCATTTTACATACGAATCAGGAAAAATGTTCAAAACGCGCAATCGACCATTAGTCACTCTGATTTATTTTTTTAGGACTATCCCTTATAATGTAGGTGGAGGTGATTGATTCTGAGTAAAGTAAGTGGGAAATGGCAAGAAATCACGCTCGATGGCAAAACAGAGCGAATCAGTGAGTTTCGTCTGCTCAAAAGGAAACAGGAAAACGAATACTATTTAGCAGTGATTTTTGAAAATGAGAGTTATTTGATCGTTGATCCTCATGGAAAACCAGTCGAATTTATGACAGCGGTAAACGCCTATTCAACAAGCATTTCAACATCCACTATGTGGCAAGAAGCCAGTATAAATGCAGAAGGAATTGACGATGAGCTGATCGATAAACTTCTGGCAAAGTGGGCGCAACAAGCGCCAACGACTTATTTAGTTGATTGTTGGGTAGGCTTGCCAGAGCAACGTTTCTTGACTTATAAAAAGTGGCGAACAACGTCTGGTTATCTTTGTGGCACTTATGCGGCAGCAGTGTTACTTGCCTACTATCAAGATTATTATATGCCGAATCTGATTCCTTCAGCTATTCGTCAAAAAGATTCCCGCGATGCGAAAGAATTGATCCAAAAACTGCGTAAAACGATCCAACCTTTAGGCTTGCCTACCGTACCTATCCAAGTAAGTACAGGGATCTCAGCCTTTTTTAGAACACAACAGCAACCGATTTATGCCAGAAGTACAGTAGTCGGTTCTTGGCAACGAGCAACAAAGCGGATTCGCGAAGGAAAACCTGTGATGATCGGTATTTTAAGATTGCTAGGCAGTACCTACGGCAATCATTGGGTCACTGCTTATGCTTACTATGAATCAGCTTCTGGTGAGCGTTATTATAAAGTCCATGATAATTGGGGAAACACAAATAAAGTGATTCCTGCAAGTTGGGGAAATGGAACAGTCTCACTTCCTTGATTATTTTCAGAAAATACCAGAAATACGGAACGAAATATGTTAAACTATCGAAGAATAGAGAAGTTTGGGAGGATGTCATGAGTAAAAAGTATCAGGACGACACGTTGAAAATCTTTAGTTTGAATGGGAATCGACCGTTAGCAGAAAAAATCGCCAAAGTATTTGGAACAGAGTTAGGGAAAAGTGTAGTCAAACAATTTAGTGATGGAGAAATTTCAATCAACATTGAAGAAAGTATCCGTGGCGACCATGTCTACATCGTTCAATCGACGAATGCACCAGTCAATGATTACTACATGGAATTATTGATCATGATCGATGCGATGAAACGTGCAAGTGCCAAAACGATCAATGTGGTGTTGCCTTATTATGGTTATGCGAGACAAGACCGTACAGCGAAGCCCCATGAACCAATTACAGCAAAATTGATTGCGAACATGCTTGAAGAAGCAGGAGCAACTCGTGTATTGACCTTAGATCTGCATACGGTGCAAGTACAAGGATTCTTTGATATTCCAGTAGATAACTTATTTACAATGCCATTATTTGCGCATTATTACCGTGAACTTGGTCTGGTCGGCGATGACATTGTCGTTGTTTCACCAAAGAACAGTGGTGTCCAACGCGCGCGTAGCTTATCAGAGTATTTGAATAGTACGTTAGCGATCGTTGATCATGCGGACGAAGAAGTCGAAGGGACAGCAGCAAGTTACGTGATCGGGAATGTTCAAGGAAAAACGTGTATCCTGGTTGATGATATTTTAAATACTGGATTGACATTCGCTCGAGCAGCCAAAGTCTTGAAAGAAAATGGCGCCAAAGATATCTATGTTTGTGCTTCCCATGGCTTGTTGTCAGAGCCTGCAAAAGAGATCTTGGACGAAGCACCGATCAAAGATATCTGTATCACTGATTCTGTCTATACACCAGAAGACCGTCACCCTGAAAACTTGACGATCGTCACTTGTTCAAACTTGATGGGGGAAGCCGTCAAACGTATCCATGAAAACACGCCAATGAGCCCATTGTTCCGTTTGGAAGAGAAGAGCTTTAGATAAAAAATGAAACACCATAAAATGACTGAATTTAGGTCATTTTATGGTGTTTTTTGCTCGGAACTTGGACATATCTACTAAAAAAATCCTCTTTTTGCCTAAGTTTATTTTTGGTAACTGGCTATTTCTATGCTAGAATGTGCCTAGCTCTATTTGAAAGGGATGAATACATTGGGCAATATTTATTTAGATCATGCAGCGACGACGCCGATGCATCCGTTGGTAATCAAAGAAATGATGGATATCATGGAAGGGACATTTGGCAATCCTTCGAGCATTCATGGATTTGGTCGGATGGCTCATGAAAAATTAGAAAATGCTAGACAAATCGTGGCAGATAGTTTGCACGTCCGCTCGCATGAGATTATTTTTAACAGTGGCGGAACGGAAGGTGATAATACTGCGATTCTTGAAACAGCATTCTCACGTCAAAATGAAGGGAAACATCTAATCACTACAGTTATTGAACATCCAGCAGTTTTGAATACGATGAAGTATCTTGAAAAAAAGGGTTTTGAGGTTACATATCTACCAGTTGACCAAAAAGGGAATATCTCAATCGCTGATTTCCGCTCGGCTTTAAGAGAAGACACTATTTTAGTCTCGATCATGTACGGGAACAATGAAATCGGCAATTTATTACCAATCAAAGAAATCGGTGAAATTTTACGAGAACATCCAGCCTATTTCCATACGGATGCTGTTCAAGCTTATGGTAATCAAACGATTCACCCTCAAGAGTTAGGAATCGATCTTTTGAGCATATCTGGTCATAAAATCAATGGACCGAAAGGAATCGGTTTTTTATATAAAAGAGATGGCGTAAATATCCCACCTTTGCTTTTAGGCGGAGAACAAGAAGAAAAACGCCGTGCCGGTACAGAAAACTTAGCGGGGATCTGTGGATTAGCAAAAGCGGTAGAAATATTAACGCTGGAAGAAAGAGAAGCACGTAACAAAAAATACTTGGGCTTCCAACAACTGATTTTAGATAAATTGGCAGAGAATGAGATTGAATATGCGATCAATGGTGATTTGACGAATAAATTACCTCATGTACTGAATTTACGTATTCCAGGGATCGTCAACGATCTATTATTGATGAAATTGGATCTACAAGGCTTTGCGATCTCAATCGGTTCGGCATGTACTGCTGGAAATATCGAACCTTCTCATGTACTAGAAGCCATGTATGGAAAAGGAACACCATTCTTGAAAGAATCCATCCGCATCAGTTTTGGCTATGGGAATACAGAAGAAGAAGTCCAACGATTTGCTGATGGTTTAGTCAAAGCAATCTAAGCGCTAAAAAACCTAGTAAAACGAGTTAGAAACTTTTATAATAAAGAGGAAACTAAACTTACTGAGGTGAAAAAGATGGCATTTGAACAAACAGCGTCCGTACTCGGTTCTCCAGTTAGCTACCGTTTACATCCAGATGCAAAAAGATACACATTACGCGACAATGGCTTTACAGAAACAAATGGCGGGAACTATCAATTGATTCGTCCGCTTGATGCAACACCACAAAGCAAAGAGGGTTTTAAATTAAAAATCACGGTTGCAAAAGACATCAAGACAATGAAGATGTCGATCACGACAGCCAATGGCTTGCGTGCAGTCGATATTTTTAAAGATCCAAAGCAAAAAATGAGTCAAGATAAGTTTTATTTCTTGATGGATAGCATGATCAGTCGTGGACTATTTGAAAAAGTAGAAGGCTAAGTACTCATGTGACACAACAAAGAAAAACAAAAAAGTACCCGAACACTAGGAAAACAAGTGCATGTATCGTCTTCATGTGACGGCGAGCATGCGTAACTGTCCTTCCTAGCGCTTGGGTACTTTTTTTATTTATCGGTCAATGATCATTCAACTTTTGACCATTCATCTAAGGTTTTTCCTTGGGCATCTTTTAGTTCTAACCAACTATTTGTTCCGCCATAATACAGTAACAGGCTAGCTTCATTCACACTTTTGACGATGATATCCTCCACAACTTTCCCATCTTTGATCTGCTCTTGGTAGTCAGCCCGCATCTTATCTCCATATTTCGCGGCATAACTAACCGAACCATCTTTATTCAAAGGGGCATCAAGTAATAACGTAGCGCCAGCTTTGATCAACATCTCATTGCGACTGATCCAGTAAAGTGTTGCCTTGCTACCACGAAATTCCACAGTAAAAGGAATCTCGCTGATTTGTTTTGTCCACCGGTGACGCGCTTTGGCAGGTTTCTTTTTCGTTGCAGTAAGCGGAGCAAATCCGTAGCCAAACGTTGATAACACAGTCGTTACTTTTTCGATCGTCGGGGCTAATTTTTTGGTTGCTTCAACTGGGATTTTTTCTTTGAAATCTTTGTCTTTTTCTGATGTTAGACCAGCTTCGGCGGCTTGATTATTCATTAGATACATAAAATAATCTGCTTCAAGATCCCATGGTAAATGGATAGTGATGACTTGGTCAAAGGATTTTGGGCGGATCTTTGTACCAATTGCCAGACACTTTTTGTCTAAGTAATAAAGATAAAAGGAATTTTCTATTTCTTTTACTGGCTTTGAACAAATAGAGAGTTGGATTTGTTCTTCCTCTAATTGGATCTGTGTTTCAGAAGCAGTGATCGTGGTGTGAAAACTAACCTTGGTCATAGGTGTATCCTCCCGTTTTTTTCTACAGTGTACCATGTTTTTCAAGCAATAATAAAATAATCATAATTATAAAAAAATATAAGACAAATGAATGGTAAAATACAGAAAGAATACAAAATTTGGAGGCGTTATGCAGAAATACTGGAAAAAGAATATTAATTTATTTTTGATGGGACAATTTTTATCAGGAATCACAAGTATGGTCGTTCAATATGCTATTATTTGGTATTTGACGCAAGAAACAGGTTCTGCAACTATTTTAAGTTTTGCCACATTATTAGGAATGCTGCCGATGGTTCTATTAAGTCCGTTTGTTGGGCCGCTGATCGATCGCTGGGATAAGAAAAAATTATTGATTTATACGGATATCATTGTTGCGATCTTTGCACTTATTTTATCCATTGTAGGAACAGTGATGTCGACCTTTCCGCTCTGGTTAGTGTTTGTCTCTTTATTTATTCGCTCGGTCGCACAGACATTTCAAATGCCGACGATCCAATCGATTTTACCAACAATGGTTCCAGAAGAAGAATTAACAAGGGTCAATGGGCGATTGGGGATGGTGCAATCAGCGAATTATATCGTTGCTCCTGGATTAGGTGCTTTTTTATTTGCTGCGGTACCGATGAATGCTTTGATTCTTTTGGATGTATTAGGTGCCATTCTTGGTGTAGGATTGTTGATTCTTGTGGTAATTCCCAAGATGGACATCCAAGGAGAAGCAGTTCATTTGTTAGCTGATACTAAATTTGGAGTAAAGAAACTATATGAGAAGCGAGGGTTATGGCATATTATGCTCAATGGGGCAGTTTTCATGCTGTTGTTCATGCCTGCCGCAAGCTTATATCCACTGATGACGATGGGTTATTTTAATGGCACAGTTGGGCAAGCGGGATTGATCGAAGTCATTTACGCCGTTGGAATGTTAGTCGGAGGCGCAATCATTGGTTTTTCTGGTCATTTTAAGAATCGAATGCAGCTAGTGATCATCTCCTATATCGTCTTAGGGGTATCCATCACAGCGAGTGGTTTATTGCCAGCAACCTCACAAGGATTTATTTACTTTGTTCTGTTGAATGCCATTGCCGGTTTGGCTACGCCTTACTACAATACATTAGTCATGGCGATGATCCAACAAAGTTTTGAGCCAAGTATTTTAGGAAGAGTGTTGGGTGTGTTCAATTCACTGATGTCTCTGCCTGGTCCAATCGGTTTGATCTTTGCTGGACCACTAGCAGATGCCATTGGTGTGGAGAAACTATTTGTGATTGCTGGTGTCGGTACATTACTTTGCGCAATTGCACTGTACTTGGTTCCTTCAGCCAGAAACTACGATTTAGAATTACAAAGTAAACATAGCTAAGACAAAGCAATAGATTTCTTTTTTTAAGATAGGCATTGATTGCCTATTTTTTTGTTTTCACATACGATATTTATAAAGGAGAGTGAGCTTAGATGAATTATTTTATCAGCGATATGCATTTTTTCCATGAACGGTTGCTCGGTAATAGTGATTTTTCGCCGAGACCATTTAAAAATATTGCCCGCATGCATCATCAATTAATCACTAGTTGGAATGCAGTCGTAAAGGAATCCGACCATGTTTATCATCTAGGGGACCTCGCGATGCATCCTAAGTATGAAAAAGGTAGCGCAGAAATTCTTTCTTTAGTCAAAGAACTGAATGGCACGATCCACTTTATCAAAGGGAATCATGACAGTCGGGCCTTTTTCAACTACTTGGAACAACATGATCCGTGGAAAAAGGAAGGAAAGCAAAAATTTCACTTTTATGATGTAGGTGTCATCATAAAATTCAATCACCAACAATACTATCTGACCCATTATCCATTGTTGCTCGGAGGCAATGATAAAATACGCAATCTTCATGGACATATCCATCACTACAGCGTACCCATCGGCAACGACGTCAATGTAGGAGTAGATGCGCCGGAGCGAGAATTATTAAAAGCAAAACGCCCGTTTGGCACGCCACTTTCGGAAGCAGAGATTGAAGAAATCTATGAAGCAAAGTTTCAAGAGCTACAAAAAATTCAACGCTAAACATCGCTCGATAATTTTAAACCGTTAGTTATTTTTAAATTATTCTTAATTAAAGAATAGTTTAGATAATAAGCGGTTTTTGTTTACATTTAAATCCATTTTTGTTCTAAATTTTAAGTTATTATAAATCCATATCAAATAGAGAGGTGATGACATATGATCAAAAAATTGAGTGTAAGTTTAGCTTCTGTTGGCCTATTCAGTGCATTTGCTTTTGGTGCTGTTCCTACCTTTGCTGACACATCGCAAGGAACAGAACAAGTCGGTGAAGAAGTAGAAACAAAAGAAGAACTATTAAAAATGTTGCAAGAAGAATACGGCACAGAAGACAGATTTTATCTTGAATTTGAGGATGATGAATACAAAGAAGAAATCAATCCAGTAACTGGAATGGCTAGAACCACTAATAAAAAAACAGAGGAAACGGAAGAATATGAAGCATTCGGGGAATTTGAATTATTTACAAAAGAAGAATTTCTAAAATCACTACAAGAAGAATACGGGACAGAGGACAAATTCTTTTTAGAGTATGAAGATGATCAAACGAAAGAAGAAATCAATCCGATTACTGGAATGGCTCGAATAACAGATAAGGAAAAGGGGACGATTGAAGAGTACGATGCGTTCAAAGCACTTGAAACAGTCACAAATGACAAACTGCTTCAAACATTGCAAGAAGAATATGGTACAGAAAATCGCTTTTATCTAGTTTATGAAGATGAAGAGATCAAAGAAGAGATTAATCCTGTGACAGGAATGAGCCGACTGACTGATAAAGAATCCGGTGAAGTCGATGAACTCTCCCTCATCGAAGAGACAGAAGTTGCTGGATCAGAAGAATAACCATTAGGAAAAGAAGGTGAAAAGAAGGTGGGGGATGGATTCCCTCAAGAAATAAGGCGACAGCTACAAAAAATGTTTTCAAATTTTTGTAGCTGTCGCCTTTCTGATGAGATTACTTCTGTTCCCAACGTATATTCGGTTTTAGGGTGTGAGACAAAAGGAAATGTTACTTTTGTCTCACACCTGTTTTATTTTCGCCATTCATCTAGATATTAGGTGGAAAAAGTGTAGAGTCCATTTGTTCAATCCTTGTTAACAACTTTATAGATTCATCAGACATAAAATCCAAGGAGCTATTGAAAGTTTAAATAATACAATTGACGAGTTTTCCTTGATTATTCAATCCTTTACCAACAGTGGCTGTTCCATCATTCAAACGTTTAAGATCATTCGTGATATTTGTTGAGTAGACGATAAGGACCTCTTCAGGATAATAGTTGGACTGTGTTCAATGGACCATAAGTTCCATATTCAGGATTTTTTCAAAAATAATATTATCTACAGAGTTTCCAATAGTGAAGAACCTTCGTGGTAGGATTTTTGCTAACCGTTCTGCTTGCTTGTATAAATACATATTATTGTCTTAACGTTTGTATTCTTTCAATTGATTTTCATCTAAATGAGGTATCTGATTGTAATAAATAATTGGCATTTCCTTGAATGACTGATAGACTTCCACTTCAGCATAGACCTGTATACTTGAGAATTGAAGTGAAACAATTAATAAAAAAATTGTGAAAAAAAGTTTAATATCCATAATAATCTCTCTTTTTTCTATGATAAAATAATAACATATAATTTTTTTCAAAAAAATATATTTTTTGTTTTTTATCGTAATTGAAAAAAAGAGAATATATAATTTAAAATTATTAATATAATAAAATTTCGTGTTTATAATAAATTATTTCCATGTTGAGTGTTTGGTTATATGTTATTTAAACTTTTGTATTAAATAACTAATTATCAATTTTTTTGATTATTTAAAATGAAGCGAAGATAGGAGTAGCTTATGAATGAGTACAAAATCGGCTTGTGTATGTCAATGTCCTTATCTATTCTGTGTATTATTGGTTCGCTGATTGATGGACGTGGACTAATTGGATTGTTGTTAGTTTTTTTAACAATTATTCCAGGATTTTTTGGGATCTATTTTACAACTAAAATCACTATGGATAAGCTTCTGAAATCTTTTTTGTTCATCGTAAATTATTTATTCGCAACGCATCTTCATATCAGATATTTAATCCAGTTTTTAACGAGGGTTCTATAGGTTACAAGAGATTAACGAATAAAAATCAGTTGGATCAATGAATCGTATCACCTAAAAGGTGTGAAAAGAAAGGAAGATTGGATGGACGGTTATAAAACCGGTTTAGTTGGTTCTATGATTTTATCGATCTTATGTTTATTGGGAATAATCATAGATTATAGAGGGTATGTTGGTTTTATTTTGTCATTTGTAATCATAATTCCTGGCTTTTTGGGAATTTATTTTACTACAAAAACTACCATGAAAAAGTACGTAGAGTGGACTCTGTTAGTCGCGAATTATTTATTTGCGACTATGCTTAGTGGTTGGTATTTTATTCATGCTTTTTTAGATTTATATAAATAAAGTATTGTATATCTCAAAAAATAAGAAAAAGGAGAAATCAGAATGACTCAAAATAAAAAGTATTTAATTTTATCATTTGTCTTTTTAGGTCTGTCATGTCTGCTTGCTATGCATTATTTTTTACCTTATATGCAATACCCTCTTATATTTCGAAGAATCATTATTATTGGCTGTTGGCTACTAAGCGGATTTAGTTTATTTTTTTGTCGAGGAATCAGGAATAAACTTCTGAAAGTGATTGTCATTGGCATCAACATTTTCTGTATCTATGGTTGGTGGATTTTTTATTGATTGTTAAGTTCTATCAAGTAAACTGGTCATCCGAACAACAATAACTTAAATGAAATTATGAGAGGAGATAGTTATGAACGGTTATAAAATCAGGTTAATTGTTTCTATGATTTTATCGATTTTATGTTTATTGGGAGCAATCATAGATTACGGAGGATATATCGGCTTCATCTTGGTGTTTGTGATCATTATCCCAGGACTTGCGGGAATCCATTTTACCACAAAAATCACTATGAGAAGGTACTTGAAATGGTCTCTGTTAGTCGTGAATTATTTATTTGCGACTACGCTCACCATATGGGATTTGGTCTATGTTTTCTTACAATTTTTTTATAAATAAAAAGGAACAGGCGTATCAAGAAAGATATTGAAAGAAGGAGAAAAAAATGATTCAAAATAAAAAATATTGGATTTTGTCGTTTGTATTATTGATACTTTCATGTCTACTTGCTAGACATTATTTTTTATCCTATAGACTATATCCACTTGTATATCAAAGGATTATTGTCTACGGTTGTTGGATACTAAGCGGATTTAGTTTATTTTTTTGTCGGGCGATCAGTAATAAATTTCTGAAGCGTATTGTCATTAGCATCAACATTTTCTGTATTTATGGTTGGTGGTTTATATATGATTTTTGAAAATACAGATATT from Enterococcus mundtii includes the following:
- a CDS encoding metallophosphoesterase, producing the protein MNYFISDMHFFHERLLGNSDFSPRPFKNIARMHHQLITSWNAVVKESDHVYHLGDLAMHPKYEKGSAEILSLVKELNGTIHFIKGNHDSRAFFNYLEQHDPWKKEGKQKFHFYDVGVIIKFNHQQYYLTHYPLLLGGNDKIRNLHGHIHHYSVPIGNDVNVGVDAPERELLKAKRPFGTPLSEAEIEEIYEAKFQELQKIQR
- a CDS encoding MFS transporter: MVKYRKNTKFGGVMQKYWKKNINLFLMGQFLSGITSMVVQYAIIWYLTQETGSATILSFATLLGMLPMVLLSPFVGPLIDRWDKKKLLIYTDIIVAIFALILSIVGTVMSTFPLWLVFVSLFIRSVAQTFQMPTIQSILPTMVPEEELTRVNGRLGMVQSANYIVAPGLGAFLFAAVPMNALILLDVLGAILGVGLLILVVIPKMDIQGEAVHLLADTKFGVKKLYEKRGLWHIMLNGAVFMLLFMPAASLYPLMTMGYFNGTVGQAGLIEVIYAVGMLVGGAIIGFSGHFKNRMQLVIISYIVLGVSITASGLLPATSQGFIYFVLLNAIAGLATPYYNTLVMAMIQQSFEPSILGRVLGVFNSLMSLPGPIGLIFAGPLADAIGVEKLFVIAGVGTLLCAIALYLVPSARNYDLELQSKHS